The following proteins are encoded in a genomic region of Desulfosporosinus youngiae DSM 17734:
- the rimM gene encoding ribosome maturation factor RimM (Essential for efficient processing of 16S rRNA) — translation MDEVLIGEVLRPHGIDGEMRVYPVTNSPKRFLKLQEVILRCGKTDQRFKIIKARVQMENVLLKVEGIDTVDQAEKLRGCEVRIDRSEVPPLKEGWYYFELEGMQVYEGDLLLGTLSQVLETGANDVYVVKGPKGELCVPALRSVVRNVDVPGRRMDVILPPGLRD, via the coding sequence ATGGATGAAGTGCTGATTGGAGAAGTGTTGCGCCCGCATGGAATTGATGGAGAAATGAGAGTTTATCCTGTGACCAACAGTCCTAAACGCTTTTTAAAACTGCAGGAAGTTATTTTGCGCTGCGGAAAGACCGATCAACGCTTTAAAATTATCAAAGCCCGCGTACAGATGGAAAATGTACTGCTCAAAGTTGAGGGGATAGATACTGTTGATCAAGCCGAAAAACTTCGGGGGTGTGAAGTTCGGATTGATCGCTCGGAGGTCCCTCCCCTTAAAGAAGGATGGTATTATTTTGAGCTGGAAGGGATGCAAGTTTATGAGGGGGATCTCTTATTAGGTACTCTATCCCAAGTCTTGGAAACCGGAGCGAATGATGTTTATGTAGTTAAAGGGCCTAAAGGAGAACTATGCGTGCCGGCACTGAGAAGCGTTGTTCGGAATGTAGATGTCCCAGGCCGTCGCATGGATGTTATACTTCCACCTGGGCTTCGAGATTGA
- the nuoK gene encoding NADH-quinone oxidoreductase subunit NuoK, translating into MNLSNLSVGLSTYLLVGAMLFCLGLYGVFAKRNIIALLMSIELMLNAVNINFVAFNRFLWNQKIDVHYLLTGHVAAIFVIVIAAAEVAVGLALIITIYRNRRSTNVDELNWLKW; encoded by the coding sequence ATGAATTTGAGTAATTTAAGTGTTGGGCTTTCTACCTATCTCTTAGTTGGCGCCATGCTCTTTTGTTTGGGGCTGTACGGAGTCTTTGCCAAGAGAAATATTATTGCCTTGCTCATGTCCATTGAGCTGATGCTTAATGCCGTCAATATCAACTTTGTGGCCTTCAATCGCTTCCTTTGGAACCAGAAGATTGATGTGCACTACTTGCTGACCGGGCATGTGGCAGCCATATTCGTAATTGTCATCGCAGCTGCTGAAGTAGCCGTTGGACTGGCTTTGATTATTACCATTTATCGTAATCGCCGGTCAACCAACGTGGACGAATTAAATTGGTTAAAGTGGTAA
- a CDS encoding NADH-quinone oxidoreductase subunit A, protein MPDNNFADIGVFLVGAMAVAIIMMIMPKIFAPNKPHKEKLTTYECGNETIGRTWLGFKSNYFLYALVFTVFTVESVFLFPWALTFQKLGTFAFVEMFIFIVILLVGFWYAWKEGALEWM, encoded by the coding sequence ATGCCTGATAATAATTTTGCCGATATAGGAGTATTCCTAGTGGGTGCCATGGCGGTAGCTATCATTATGATGATTATGCCTAAGATTTTCGCACCCAATAAGCCGCATAAAGAAAAGCTGACAACGTATGAGTGCGGCAACGAGACAATCGGGCGAACATGGCTTGGATTTAAGAGCAATTATTTTTTGTATGCTTTAGTTTTTACTGTCTTCACCGTTGAATCAGTGTTCTTATTTCCTTGGGCTCTGACATTCCAAAAACTGGGGACATTTGCTTTCGTGGAAATGTTCATCTTTATTGTCATTCTCTTAGTCGGTTTCTGGTATGCTTGGAAGGAAGGTGCACTAGAGTGGATGTAG
- a CDS encoding ribonuclease HII: MEPLSQMSIREVQEALYKDPSPRMICACQSDPRQGVRKLADQLVKYQEAQALEQARIQQLLTEENKLWRQGFLLLAGVDEAGRGPLAGPVVAGACILPAKFDLPGLNDSKMLTESKREKLYTQICNQAIDYAIGSAEPAEIDALNILQATKLAMKRAIEGLTVRPHYLLIDALNLPNVHLPQLPLVGGDRLSASIAAASILAKVTRDRLMVQLHTLYPEYSFSKNKGYGTGEHMRTLKRIGPCPIHRKSFAPVNQRASMG, encoded by the coding sequence GTGGAACCGTTATCCCAAATGAGTATCCGGGAAGTTCAAGAAGCACTATATAAAGACCCTTCCCCTCGTATGATATGTGCATGTCAGAGCGACCCGCGTCAAGGAGTTCGGAAACTAGCCGATCAATTAGTTAAGTACCAAGAAGCACAAGCACTGGAACAAGCTCGTATTCAGCAACTGCTCACTGAAGAGAACAAGCTATGGAGACAAGGGTTTTTGTTGTTGGCAGGAGTCGATGAAGCAGGCCGGGGGCCGCTAGCTGGGCCGGTTGTCGCCGGAGCCTGTATTCTGCCGGCGAAGTTTGATTTGCCCGGCCTTAATGATTCCAAAATGCTGACTGAGAGTAAACGAGAAAAACTATATACGCAAATCTGTAATCAGGCCATTGATTATGCCATCGGAAGTGCAGAACCAGCAGAAATTGATGCCTTAAACATTTTGCAAGCAACTAAGTTAGCCATGAAGCGCGCGATAGAAGGGTTGACGGTTCGTCCACATTACCTATTAATTGATGCCTTAAATCTCCCGAATGTTCATCTTCCACAGCTTCCCTTAGTAGGGGGGGACCGTTTAAGTGCCTCGATTGCAGCTGCTTCGATCCTGGCAAAAGTAACACGTGACCGCTTGATGGTTCAGCTTCATACTCTATATCCAGAATATTCGTTTTCTAAAAACAAAGGGTATGGCACTGGTGAACATATGCGAACTTTAAAACGAATCGGACCATGTCCGATTCATCGCAAAAGTTTTGCGCCAGTGAATCAAAGGGCATCAATGGGTTAG
- the nuoH gene encoding NADH-quinone oxidoreductase subunit NuoH: METLYNLFETLNNLFLIIAAFIRGLFADPQSVWANLTMDVIGFIIVVVIIVLAALILILLERKIAGWTSQRPGPNRLGPRGWFQTIADALKLIGKEDVTPAGADKWIFKIAPMMIFCIPMMTLAVIPFGRGMAPANLDLGIFYFVAMSSISTVAFLMAGWGSNNKYSLLGGMRAVAQMVSYEIPLLFSLLGVVMITQSFNLGVIVDAQATIPFIILQPLAFVIFVIAGMAELNRAPFDLVEADQEVVAGPFTEYTGLRWGLFFLGEYGNMTALSALGATVFLGGWQGPAFLPGYVWFFMKVGVFIFFMMWARWTFPRIRIDHLMHLAWKVLLPLAILNILLTGLGIYIYGFVIGG; encoded by the coding sequence ATGGAGACTCTCTATAATCTGTTTGAGACCCTAAATAATCTATTTTTGATTATTGCGGCTTTCATCCGTGGATTGTTTGCGGATCCCCAATCAGTTTGGGCTAATTTAACCATGGATGTTATTGGTTTTATCATCGTGGTTGTGATAATCGTCCTGGCTGCTTTAATTTTGATCTTACTTGAACGTAAAATAGCAGGATGGACCTCGCAAAGACCAGGGCCTAATCGTCTCGGTCCCCGCGGATGGTTTCAGACAATTGCCGATGCTTTAAAACTGATTGGAAAAGAAGATGTTACTCCCGCCGGCGCAGACAAGTGGATTTTTAAGATTGCGCCAATGATGATCTTCTGTATTCCGATGATGACCTTAGCTGTTATACCGTTTGGAAGAGGCATGGCGCCTGCTAATCTGGATTTGGGTATTTTTTACTTTGTAGCCATGTCTTCTATTTCGACAGTCGCTTTTTTGATGGCAGGATGGGGATCTAACAACAAGTACTCCTTACTTGGAGGCATGCGGGCGGTTGCCCAAATGGTCAGTTACGAAATTCCCTTGCTCTTTTCTTTGCTTGGTGTAGTTATGATCACTCAATCCTTTAATCTTGGCGTCATTGTTGATGCGCAAGCAACGATTCCTTTTATCATCCTTCAGCCTCTTGCCTTTGTAATCTTTGTTATTGCAGGTATGGCAGAACTGAATCGTGCTCCCTTTGACCTGGTTGAAGCGGATCAGGAAGTTGTCGCCGGACCATTTACAGAGTATACGGGACTTCGTTGGGGCTTGTTCTTCCTTGGTGAATACGGAAACATGACTGCTTTGTCGGCACTCGGTGCTACCGTGTTTCTAGGTGGATGGCAGGGACCGGCATTCTTGCCGGGGTACGTTTGGTTCTTTATGAAAGTCGGAGTTTTCATCTTCTTTATGATGTGGGCTCGCTGGACTTTCCCAAGAATTCGTATTGACCATCTAATGCACTTAGCCTGGAAAGTCTTGTTGCCGCTTGCGATTTTAAACATTTTGTTAACGGGTCTGGGGATCTACATTTACGGATTCGTGATAGGAGGGTGA
- the rpsP gene encoding 30S ribosomal protein S16, whose amino-acid sequence MAAKIRLCRMGAKKNPFYRMVVADSRAPRDGRFIEQLGYYDPTKSPVVLNIDEEKALKWLSTGAQPSNTAKSLLSQAGIMTKFHESKN is encoded by the coding sequence ATGGCTGCGAAAATTCGTTTGTGCCGTATGGGCGCAAAAAAGAATCCTTTCTACCGTATGGTAGTTGCTGATTCCAGAGCCCCGCGTGATGGGCGGTTCATTGAACAACTTGGATATTATGATCCGACTAAAAGCCCTGTAGTTCTGAACATTGACGAGGAAAAGGCTCTGAAATGGCTTTCAACTGGTGCTCAGCCTTCAAATACTGCTAAGTCTTTGTTAAGTCAGGCTGGCATTATGACCAAATTCCACGAGTCCAAGAACTAA
- the ylqF gene encoding ribosome biogenesis GTPase YlqF: protein MSIQWFPGHMSKTRRLLLEQLKWVDVVLELADARIPASSRNPMLHKLLGNKARLLLLNKADLADSNWTSKWLKYLKESSPVYAVSATTGVGIKQIVPELERMVLAKQAKQAQKGIRPQMIRVMIVGIPNIGKSSLINQLTGGAQAKVGNKPGVTRGNQWVRIHERVELLDTPGMLWPKFDDLDVGRKLAALGAIKDDVFDIEELSIWIIDWLNLHSPSSLARYQNEDTEVTLEGLGRKRGCLIHGGRIDTLKAAQIFLRELRMGQLGPITMDYLEE, encoded by the coding sequence ATGAGTATTCAATGGTTTCCGGGACATATGTCCAAAACGAGACGTCTCTTATTAGAACAGCTAAAATGGGTTGACGTTGTTTTAGAACTTGCTGACGCCAGGATACCTGCCAGTAGTCGTAATCCAATGCTACATAAGTTGCTGGGCAATAAAGCAAGGTTATTGCTTCTCAATAAAGCTGATTTGGCGGATTCTAATTGGACGTCAAAATGGCTTAAGTACTTGAAAGAATCAAGTCCTGTATATGCCGTTAGTGCTACCACGGGAGTTGGCATTAAACAGATCGTACCGGAACTTGAACGAATGGTTCTCGCTAAGCAGGCAAAACAAGCTCAAAAAGGCATACGCCCACAGATGATAAGGGTAATGATTGTTGGTATTCCCAATATTGGAAAGTCATCTCTGATTAATCAATTAACAGGTGGAGCTCAGGCGAAAGTGGGTAATAAACCAGGCGTGACCCGGGGAAATCAATGGGTACGGATTCACGAACGGGTGGAACTCTTAGATACCCCTGGAATGTTATGGCCTAAATTTGATGATCTTGATGTAGGGCGAAAACTTGCAGCCCTTGGAGCTATCAAAGATGATGTTTTTGATATTGAGGAATTATCAATTTGGATCATAGATTGGCTGAATTTACATTCCCCGTCTTCTCTGGCCCGCTATCAAAATGAGGATACTGAAGTTACACTTGAGGGCCTGGGCCGCAAACGCGGATGCTTAATTCACGGCGGGCGTATTGATACCCTAAAAGCTGCTCAGATTTTTCTCAGGGAACTGAGGATGGGACAACTTGGACCGATCACTATGGACTACTTAGAAGAATGA
- a CDS encoding NADH-quinone oxidoreductase subunit J family protein, translating into MSTIVFFVFAILAIAAAWGVVTSKNIVHSAFYLALSFAGVAVLYILMNADFLAAVQLLIYTGAVAVMVVFAVMLTLRGDVRESSPENRRWMVGALVAVSVFAMIALVVLTNADWRVLPTPWTGGGSAEDMSLLLLSQFMIPFEASAVLLTVALIGAVILAKGVKESK; encoded by the coding sequence GTGAGCACTATCGTTTTCTTTGTATTTGCCATATTGGCGATTGCTGCTGCATGGGGTGTTGTTACATCAAAGAACATCGTGCATAGCGCTTTCTATCTGGCACTTTCCTTTGCAGGGGTTGCGGTCCTTTACATTCTGATGAATGCAGATTTTTTGGCGGCTGTACAACTGCTGATTTATACAGGCGCGGTGGCCGTCATGGTTGTCTTTGCAGTCATGTTAACCCTGCGGGGTGATGTTCGGGAAAGCAGTCCGGAAAACCGTCGTTGGATGGTAGGTGCGCTGGTAGCTGTGTCCGTGTTTGCCATGATTGCGCTGGTCGTTCTCACCAATGCGGACTGGCGGGTGTTACCGACACCGTGGACAGGCGGAGGGTCGGCTGAAGACATGTCATTACTCTTACTCTCCCAATTTATGATTCCCTTTGAAGCTTCAGCTGTTTTGCTTACCGTTGCCTTAATTGGAGCCGTAATCCTGGCGAAGGGAGTGAAAGAAAGCAAATGA
- the lepB gene encoding signal peptidase I codes for MENKRSKTKWLLGIIVLVLLIGGVLRWGVLQPYLIPSPSMEPGMAPGDHILVNRLAYRLWAPTRRDVVVFAFPKDLKRTFVKRVIAVEGETVELRDNKVFVNGDPIDEPYVKAGDYPPYGPEVVPEGKVFVLGDNRRESEDSREWGLLPKEYLLGKAWLVYYPFSRFRLIP; via the coding sequence ATGGAAAATAAGAGATCAAAAACAAAATGGCTTTTAGGTATTATTGTCCTGGTTTTATTGATTGGCGGAGTATTGCGTTGGGGAGTTTTGCAGCCCTATCTTATTCCATCTCCTTCGATGGAACCTGGTATGGCTCCAGGTGATCACATTCTCGTCAATCGTCTTGCTTACCGCCTTTGGGCCCCTACACGAAGGGATGTCGTTGTATTTGCTTTTCCAAAGGATTTAAAGCGAACGTTTGTAAAACGAGTCATTGCGGTAGAAGGGGAAACAGTAGAACTTCGTGATAATAAAGTTTTCGTAAATGGAGATCCTATTGATGAGCCTTATGTCAAAGCGGGGGATTACCCTCCCTATGGCCCGGAAGTTGTGCCGGAAGGCAAAGTATTTGTCTTGGGGGATAACCGTCGCGAGAGTGAAGATTCGAGGGAATGGGGTCTTCTTCCGAAAGAGTACCTTTTGGGAAAAGCATGGTTGGTATACTACCCTTTTTCGCGGTTTAGGCTGATTCCCTGA
- a CDS encoding RNA methyltransferase, translating to MAADIYLALVHSPVYNKNMETVATSITNLDLHDIARCSTTYGVKRYYVVHPAEAQRQLAKRIMGFWQEGYGAEYNPDRQEAFGRVKIANDLAEVYAEIEAEHGLAPIKVATDARKYANTVTYAQLREDIETIETPIILLFGTGWGLLKEDVESMDRILEPIYGPTEYNHLSVRSAVSIILDRLRGH from the coding sequence ATGGCAGCAGATATCTACTTAGCTCTGGTCCATTCCCCAGTGTATAATAAAAATATGGAAACAGTCGCGACTTCGATCACCAACTTAGACCTGCATGATATTGCCAGATGCTCGACTACTTATGGTGTAAAACGCTATTATGTCGTTCATCCGGCTGAAGCGCAGCGTCAGCTGGCTAAGCGCATCATGGGCTTTTGGCAGGAGGGTTATGGGGCGGAGTACAATCCTGATCGCCAAGAAGCTTTCGGGCGGGTGAAAATTGCCAATGATTTAGCAGAAGTCTATGCTGAGATTGAGGCGGAACATGGATTAGCTCCTATTAAAGTGGCGACGGATGCCCGCAAGTATGCCAATACAGTCACTTATGCACAACTCCGTGAAGATATAGAAACTATAGAAACACCGATCATTTTATTATTTGGTACAGGATGGGGATTGCTCAAAGAAGACGTTGAGTCGATGGACCGGATTCTTGAGCCAATCTATGGGCCGACAGAGTACAATCACTTATCCGTACGTTCGGCAGTGTCGATCATTCTAGATCGCCTTCGCGGGCACTGA
- a CDS encoding NuoI/complex I 23 kDa subunit family protein: MFGKGLLQGLGITLKRMVGPNITEFYPEVKPTLPTKVRSSMGLQPDKCISCNMCAMACPNSVIKLTSEKNESNKKVLKSYHMNVGRCLFCGMCTEVCPTKALTVTQEFENSIFEPDDLIWDMMQRAERKGQVK, from the coding sequence GTGTTTGGTAAAGGTCTACTACAAGGTTTAGGCATCACGCTCAAACGCATGGTCGGTCCCAATATCACTGAGTTTTACCCCGAGGTAAAACCAACCCTTCCGACCAAGGTGCGTAGTTCCATGGGGCTGCAGCCGGACAAATGCATCTCTTGTAACATGTGTGCGATGGCCTGTCCAAACTCGGTTATTAAACTAACCAGTGAAAAGAATGAAAGCAACAAAAAGGTTCTTAAAAGCTATCATATGAATGTTGGGCGTTGCTTGTTCTGTGGTATGTGCACAGAAGTATGCCCGACCAAAGCTTTGACAGTCACGCAGGAATTCGAGAACTCTATCTTTGAACCTGACGATTTAATTTGGGATATGATGCAACGGGCTGAGCGGAAAGGGCAGGTGAAGTAA
- the trmD gene encoding tRNA (guanosine(37)-N1)-methyltransferase TrmD, producing MMQITVVTLFPEMFVPLQESIIKRAQEAGLIEIRLINFRDYAASKHKNVDDVPYGGGAGMLLKPEPIFAAIRDLPQTSAGRRLILMSPQGQVFHQEKAKQWSEQEELVFICGHYEGFDERIRELADEEVSLGDYVLTGGELAAMVMIDAVVRLIPGVLGEEASAEEDSHSIGLLEYPQYTRPADFEGQKVPDVLLSGHHAQIKRWRRKESLRRTFLRRPDLINGVIFRTDDYPLLEELILEHEEIARWRGKWEHLCPPPKRRRRSSKSIHK from the coding sequence ATGATGCAAATTACGGTTGTAACCTTATTCCCGGAGATGTTTGTACCTTTGCAAGAGAGCATTATAAAACGCGCCCAAGAAGCGGGACTTATAGAGATTCGACTGATAAATTTTCGGGATTATGCAGCCAGTAAACATAAAAATGTTGATGATGTTCCTTACGGTGGCGGAGCAGGTATGCTTTTAAAGCCCGAACCTATTTTTGCTGCAATAAGGGATTTGCCTCAGACCTCTGCCGGACGGAGGCTGATTCTCATGTCTCCCCAGGGCCAGGTCTTTCATCAGGAGAAGGCTAAGCAATGGTCTGAGCAGGAGGAGCTTGTCTTTATATGTGGGCACTATGAGGGATTCGACGAGCGGATTCGAGAGTTGGCTGATGAAGAAGTTTCTTTGGGAGACTATGTCTTGACAGGAGGGGAACTTGCTGCAATGGTTATGATTGATGCAGTGGTAAGGCTCATTCCCGGAGTTCTTGGAGAAGAAGCTTCTGCAGAGGAAGATTCACATAGCATCGGACTCTTAGAGTATCCCCAATATACCCGCCCGGCCGATTTTGAGGGGCAGAAGGTACCGGATGTTTTGTTATCCGGACATCATGCTCAGATTAAACGTTGGCGGAGAAAAGAGTCTCTAAGGCGTACCTTTTTAAGACGGCCGGATCTGATCAATGGGGTTATTTTTAGAACGGATGATTATCCTCTTTTAGAGGAACTTATCCTTGAGCACGAAGAAATCGCCCGCTGGCGAGGAAAATGGGAACATCTTTGCCCACCCCCTAAGCGACGGCGGCGTTCTTCTAAGAGCATACATAAGTAA
- a CDS encoding NADH-quinone oxidoreductase subunit C produces the protein MENNALNRYVEELATRVNGEVEESFGVLILKVKAAVVTETLREAKSFPDAPCDFLHDLCGVDTSEYFEVVYQLSSLHGPQRLRVKAIVDRENPVIDSVTPIWEGANFLEREAYDMFGIKFKGHPNLKRIYLWDDFEGYPMRKDYVTEPIEVRNVVRKRIEGE, from the coding sequence ATGGAAAATAATGCATTGAACCGATATGTCGAAGAACTTGCAACTCGGGTTAACGGGGAAGTCGAAGAGAGTTTTGGAGTTCTGATTCTGAAAGTTAAAGCCGCTGTTGTAACTGAAACGCTAAGGGAGGCGAAAAGCTTTCCTGATGCGCCATGTGATTTTCTGCACGATTTATGCGGAGTGGATACGTCAGAATATTTTGAAGTCGTTTATCAATTATCAAGCCTGCACGGACCACAGCGTTTGCGTGTTAAGGCGATCGTGGACCGTGAAAATCCTGTCATTGATTCTGTGACTCCTATCTGGGAAGGTGCGAACTTTTTAGAGCGTGAGGCCTATGATATGTTCGGAATTAAGTTTAAGGGGCATCCAAATCTCAAGCGTATTTACCTATGGGATGATTTTGAAGGTTATCCAATGCGCAAGGACTACGTGACCGAGCCCATAGAGGTTCGTAATGTCGTGCGCAAACGAATAGAAGGGGAATAG
- a CDS encoding NADH-quinone oxidoreductase subunit B: MDVASEKMLREEEALAEKNVFVTTIDKALNWARGHSFWPVTFGLACCAIEMMAAGGPRYDLSRFGWEVFRASPRQADVMIVAGTCTRKMAPLLRRIYDQMPEPKWVIAMGSCASAGGPFVDSYAMMSGVDKIVPVDVYVPGCPPRPESLIYGLLQLQFKVSNPAKVRLMRHGK; this comes from the coding sequence GTGGATGTAGCATCCGAAAAAATGCTTCGCGAAGAAGAAGCATTAGCGGAAAAAAATGTATTCGTAACTACAATTGATAAAGCTTTGAACTGGGCTCGAGGGCATTCCTTTTGGCCAGTGACATTTGGCTTGGCCTGTTGTGCGATTGAAATGATGGCCGCAGGCGGACCACGTTATGATTTATCTCGCTTTGGCTGGGAGGTTTTCCGTGCTTCTCCTCGACAAGCTGATGTCATGATTGTAGCCGGAACCTGTACTCGAAAAATGGCTCCGCTGCTGCGTCGTATCTATGATCAAATGCCTGAGCCGAAATGGGTTATCGCTATGGGAAGCTGTGCAAGTGCAGGGGGTCCTTTTGTCGATTCTTATGCCATGATGTCAGGCGTAGATAAGATTGTGCCGGTCGACGTTTATGTCCCAGGCTGCCCTCCGAGGCCAGAATCCTTAATTTATGGGCTTTTGCAACTTCAATTTAAAGTTTCAAATCCCGCTAAGGTGAGGTTAATGAGACATGGAAAATAA
- a CDS encoding NADH-quinone oxidoreductase subunit D, with amino-acid sequence MTVEKTEELIMNMGPQHPSMHGLFRMVVHVEGETITKIIPKMGYLHRGMEKLAESRTYSQFIPYTDRLDYLASPHNNWAYVQTVEKLMGVEVPERAEYLRVIFGELARIASHQVFIASTALDLAGWTLWSYAFRDRERILDMYEMTAGNRMTVNIMRIGGMVAEPPEEFWTALKSFLDDTPEMLEEYYGMFFGNEIAQGRLKSVGILTKELAENLSITGPVLRASGVDYDVRKAEPYSIYDRFDFKVPVLTGCDSYDRTIIRMDEIVESIKIIKQAVRDIPGGPIMAKVPKVIKPPVGEVYHRVENPKGELGFYIKSDGTTKPTRVRIRPATFINIQMLPIVAKGLKIQDIVAIFATLDAVLGEVDK; translated from the coding sequence ATGACAGTTGAAAAAACGGAAGAACTTATCATGAACATGGGCCCCCAACACCCGAGTATGCACGGTTTGTTTCGGATGGTGGTCCATGTAGAGGGTGAAACGATCACTAAAATTATACCTAAAATGGGTTATCTCCATCGAGGAATGGAAAAGCTTGCTGAAAGCCGAACTTATTCGCAGTTTATTCCTTACACAGATCGTTTAGATTATCTTGCTTCTCCGCATAATAACTGGGCTTATGTACAAACTGTAGAGAAACTGATGGGGGTTGAGGTTCCCGAACGTGCGGAATATCTGCGGGTTATTTTTGGGGAACTTGCTCGAATTGCCAGCCATCAGGTTTTTATCGCCAGTACGGCACTTGATTTAGCGGGATGGACGCTATGGTCTTATGCATTCCGTGATCGGGAACGTATTTTAGACATGTACGAGATGACCGCCGGTAATCGAATGACAGTCAATATTATGAGAATCGGCGGAATGGTTGCAGAGCCTCCGGAAGAATTTTGGACTGCCTTAAAATCCTTCCTCGATGATACACCGGAGATGCTCGAAGAGTATTATGGCATGTTTTTCGGAAATGAGATTGCCCAAGGACGGCTGAAGAGCGTTGGTATCTTAACCAAGGAACTTGCCGAAAATCTCTCCATTACTGGTCCGGTATTAAGGGCGTCGGGTGTAGATTATGACGTTCGTAAAGCAGAACCCTACAGCATCTACGATCGATTTGACTTTAAAGTCCCGGTACTGACAGGGTGCGACAGCTATGACCGTACCATTATCCGGATGGACGAAATCGTTGAAAGTATTAAGATTATTAAGCAAGCCGTTCGTGATATTCCGGGAGGCCCGATTATGGCCAAAGTGCCTAAAGTTATCAAACCTCCGGTTGGTGAAGTCTATCACCGTGTTGAGAACCCCAAGGGAGAATTGGGTTTCTATATTAAGAGTGATGGAACGACTAAACCAACACGGGTTCGTATCCGGCCAGCTACATTTATCAACATTCAAATGCTCCCAATTGTAGCTAAAGGATTGAAAATTCAAGATATTGTGGCGATCTTTGCGACATTAGATGCTGTATTGGGTGAAGTCGATAAGTAG
- the rplS gene encoding 50S ribosomal protein L19, translating into MDYIRMIEEEQMKKDLPNFRPGDTVRVHVRIVEGTRERIQVFEGLVIAMKGGGIRETFTVRRVFAGVGVERTFPLHSPRLEKIEVARRGIVRRAKLYYLRGLSGKAARIRDRRIG; encoded by the coding sequence ATGGATTATATTCGCATGATTGAAGAAGAGCAAATGAAAAAGGATCTTCCTAACTTCCGGCCGGGTGATACAGTACGTGTACATGTGCGCATTGTTGAGGGAACCCGTGAACGTATCCAGGTTTTTGAAGGGCTTGTCATCGCAATGAAAGGTGGCGGCATTCGCGAGACCTTTACTGTTCGGCGTGTCTTCGCTGGAGTCGGGGTAGAACGAACATTCCCTTTACATTCACCTCGCTTGGAAAAAATCGAGGTGGCTCGTCGGGGTATTGTTCGCCGGGCTAAGCTTTACTATTTACGTGGACTTTCTGGTAAGGCGGCACGGATTCGCGACCGTCGTATCGGCTAG
- a CDS encoding KH domain-containing protein: MKGLVEILAKALVDHSDQVLVIQTETEKSVHLQLTVAPEDMGKVIGKQGKIANAIRTLVKAAAVKDGRRVHMDIDQ; encoded by the coding sequence GTGAAGGGACTTGTAGAGATCCTCGCGAAAGCGTTAGTAGATCATTCGGACCAAGTTCTCGTTATCCAGACTGAGACAGAAAAGAGCGTTCATTTGCAGCTGACTGTCGCACCTGAAGACATGGGAAAAGTTATTGGAAAACAAGGAAAAATCGCAAACGCTATTCGTACGCTGGTTAAAGCGGCTGCTGTCAAGGATGGCCGCCGGGTTCATATGGACATTGATCAATAA